Proteins encoded in a region of the Diabrotica virgifera virgifera chromosome 4, PGI_DIABVI_V3a genome:
- the LOC126883496 gene encoding tigger transposable element-derived protein 4-like, with protein MPRNYKRVTEKASWREEELQGALRAIQNGMSLRKAAIKFSIPKSTLHERLKNGTAPSGPSLGRKPVFSVEAKNALAVQIKKLAKVFYGITPQEVRRCAFGFAQSNNIRVPFNQERKMAGKDWERGFISRHNITLRKPEATSINRITAFSRNEVTIFFNNLSRLMEKYAFSPNKIYNCDETGVTTVQRPPKIYAEKGQKRVGFVTSWERGKTTTAMCAVNATGTYIPPMFIFARQRMASHLQRNGPPGALYTCTKNGWITEDIFLTWLQHFQAFVKASKEDPVLLIMDNHSTHCTLQAYNFCRDNGIAVLTIPPHSSHRLQPLDVSFYFPLKTAFNSECSKYLISHPGEKITPSEIAELFNLAFSRVATPEKAIKGFKETGIFPYNPDVFTDEDFAPAETLQSTVSDALQEPTQAEKLLKTNETTPEKNSSVNETELKNVSFAEIIPLPSCSHENVVKRQNKANKQHSIVFTSTPLKEELEKKEEKKK; from the coding sequence ATGCCGCGGAATTATAAAAGAGTCACCGAAAAAGCTTCGTGGAGAGAGGAGGAGTTGCAAGGAGCACTCCGTGCTATACAGAATGGTATGTCGTTAAGAAAAGCtgcaataaaattttcaattccAAAATCTACGTTACACGAACGACTTAAAAATGGCACTGCCCCTTCTGGACCTTCCTTGGGCCGAAAGCCAGTTTTTTCAGTTGAAGCCAAAAATGCACTTGCTGTTCAAATTAAGAAGCTGGCAAAAGTTTTTTATGGAATAACTCCCCAGGAAGTACGAAGATGTGCTTTTGGATTTGCACAATCAAACAACATCCGAGTCCCCTTTAATCAAGAAAGAAAAATGGCTGGTAAAGACTGGGAAAGGGGCTTCATATCTCGTCACAATATTACGTTAAGGAAACCAGAAGCAACCAGCATTAACAGAATTACAGCTTTTAGTCGCAATGAAGttaccattttttttaacaatttatcCAGACTTatggaaaaatatgcattttcacccaataaaatttataattgcgATGAAACTGGGGTCACTACTGTACAACGCCCACCAAAAATATATGCAGAAAAAGGTCAGAAGCGTGTTGGATTTGTTACAAGCTGGGAAAGGGGGAAAACAACCACAGCGATGTGTGCCGTCAACGCTACAGGAACCTATATACCTCCCATGTTTATATTTGCACGCCAAAGAATGGCGTCCCATCTTCAACGAAACGGTCCCCCAGGTGCCCTTTACACATGCACAAAAAATGGGTGGATTACAGAGGACATATTTCTTACTTGGTTACAACATTTTCAAGCATTTGTAAAAGCATCCAAAGAAGATCCAGTTCTTTTAATCATGGACAATCATAGCACTCACTGCACGTTACAAGCATATAATTTTTGTAGAGATAACGGTATTGCTGTTCTGACAATCCCTCCACATTCATCACATCGCCTTCAGCCACTCGATGTGAGCTTTTACTTTCCTCTAAAGACCGCATTCAACTCTGAATGTTCCAAATATTTGATCAGCCATCCAGGGGAGAAAATCACGCCTAGTGAGATTGCTGAATTATTTAATTTAGCATTTAGTAGAGTGGCAACCCCGGAAAAGGCTATCAAGGGATTTAAAGAGACAGGTATTTTCCCCTACAACCCTGACGTATTCACAGATGAAGATTTTGCTCCTGCAGAAACCCTTCAATCCACTGTTTCTGATGCACTTCAAGAACCTACCCAAGCAGAAAAACTACTCAAAACAAATGAGACTACCCCTGAAAAAAATAGTAGTGTGAATGAGACAGAATTAAAAAATGTTTCCTTTGCCGAGATAATTCCTCTACCATCTTGTTCTCACGAAAATGTTGTAAAGAGACAAAATAAGGCAAACAAGCAACACTCTATTGTATTTACGTCAACACCGCTAAAAGAAGAGctagaaaaaaaagaagagaaaaaaaaataa